The Rhodopirellula bahusiensis genome includes a window with the following:
- a CDS encoding DUF1559 domain-containing protein — translation MIILSRLPKTKPRVASVQPHSAKPGFTLVELLVVIAIIGVLVGLLLPAVQAAREAARRMQCSNNAKQIGLGIHNYHSAYNQLPMSRGGTSRVSGSTGDSVIPRTLGGSLGGNNRFNRSALVPILPFIEQQGLWEQIANQFKVVEPAGSDLYYNAFGPNPEMSLTHHTTARYDPWMTNVATYRCPSDPGNGLPGQGRTNFGMSLGDALGQQNTGGVYETAKPNPTEYPRANKSNRGMFRSRVALKFRDVLDGLSNTIMVGEMNTDLGDRHKTTQVVNDANFGATIINNPGLCNTIEIDPDRPAFWASSATFAGGAQIQRGLKWACGFPVFTAITTIAPPNSAVCSTGNSTWQPGLYPPSSRHQGGVHILLGDGAVKFITDSIEAGDQSAGNIWWNGTGNRAPGMPSPYGLWGALGTRATKEQVSADF, via the coding sequence ATGATCATTCTCTCTCGCCTTCCCAAAACCAAGCCGCGTGTTGCTTCGGTGCAACCACATTCGGCCAAACCCGGATTCACATTGGTCGAGCTCCTCGTTGTGATCGCCATCATTGGCGTTCTCGTCGGATTGTTACTGCCTGCAGTGCAAGCTGCTCGTGAGGCCGCACGACGGATGCAGTGCAGCAATAACGCCAAACAAATAGGCTTGGGAATCCACAACTATCACTCTGCCTACAACCAGCTTCCGATGAGCCGCGGAGGTACATCACGAGTGTCCGGCAGCACTGGCGACTCGGTTATCCCACGCACATTGGGTGGATCGTTGGGAGGCAACAATCGATTCAACCGCAGTGCCTTGGTTCCGATCCTGCCGTTCATCGAACAACAGGGTCTTTGGGAGCAAATCGCCAACCAGTTCAAAGTCGTCGAACCAGCGGGCTCTGATCTGTACTACAACGCGTTCGGTCCTAATCCCGAGATGTCGCTTACTCACCACACAACAGCACGCTACGACCCTTGGATGACGAACGTTGCAACCTACCGTTGCCCCAGTGATCCCGGCAACGGCTTGCCAGGACAGGGACGCACGAACTTTGGCATGAGTTTGGGAGATGCGCTCGGTCAGCAAAACACCGGCGGCGTGTACGAAACCGCCAAGCCCAATCCAACGGAATACCCACGGGCCAACAAGTCGAACCGCGGCATGTTCCGGTCTCGTGTCGCTTTGAAATTTCGAGACGTGCTGGACGGTCTTTCCAACACCATCATGGTCGGCGAAATGAACACAGACTTGGGCGACCGCCACAAAACCACCCAGGTTGTGAATGATGCCAACTTCGGTGCGACGATCATCAACAACCCTGGTCTATGTAACACGATCGAAATTGATCCCGACCGTCCAGCGTTTTGGGCATCGTCCGCCACGTTTGCTGGTGGAGCTCAGATCCAAAGAGGTTTGAAATGGGCGTGTGGTTTCCCTGTCTTCACCGCTATCACGACGATCGCCCCTCCCAACTCAGCGGTTTGCAGTACCGGCAACAGCACCTGGCAACCTGGGCTTTATCCGCCTAGCAGTCGCCACCAGGGCGGAGTTCACATTCTCCTGGGCGATGGCGCGGTCAAGTTTATCACGGACTCCATCGAAGCCGGTGATCAATCCGCTGGAAACATTTGGTGGAACGGAACTGGCAATCGGGCACCTGGTATGCCCAGTCCTTACGGTTTGTGGGGAGCTCTCGGCACACGTGCCACCAAAGAGCAAGTCTCCGCCGACTTCTGA
- a CDS encoding AraC family transcriptional regulator, translated as MIVPGIQSMSGNSPHSQSSSPTRARQVRTAMSEQLPPWGVLVLESHHAPDFSMQWREHAFVKIVYFLSGAGMFHLDDRVIEFSAGDVFVIAPHQRNRICDGEGTPSSLYVGCICENVLKAEPVTVEKIASGKLSGGSRQTHFVASTLRRMVYTQDLALASCGVDMMIDAWRLLRGVTDFDCNRKEGNDAVALEPSRVAQVTDAEIVQQYIDELQTSFLEATTIDAAANQLNLSRRTFTHLFRELTGTTWLRRVRELGIEHAKKLLQETDLPIASVAFESGFADLSTFYRRFTSMVGQSPAAYRQQVERS; from the coding sequence GTGATCGTTCCGGGGATCCAATCGATGTCCGGAAACTCGCCACACTCTCAGTCGTCCTCGCCAACACGTGCTCGGCAAGTTCGCACGGCGATGTCAGAGCAGTTGCCGCCTTGGGGCGTGTTGGTGCTGGAGAGTCATCACGCTCCCGATTTTTCGATGCAGTGGCGTGAGCACGCGTTCGTCAAAATCGTTTACTTCCTCAGCGGCGCGGGGATGTTTCATCTCGATGATCGAGTCATCGAATTCTCAGCTGGCGATGTGTTCGTGATTGCACCGCATCAGCGAAATCGAATATGTGATGGCGAAGGAACACCGTCCAGTTTGTATGTCGGCTGCATTTGCGAGAATGTGTTGAAGGCGGAGCCCGTCACCGTAGAAAAGATTGCCTCGGGCAAGTTATCGGGCGGTAGTCGGCAAACGCATTTTGTCGCCTCAACGTTGCGGCGGATGGTTTACACGCAAGACTTGGCATTGGCCTCGTGTGGCGTCGACATGATGATCGACGCTTGGCGTTTGCTTCGGGGTGTGACCGATTTTGATTGCAATCGAAAGGAAGGAAATGATGCGGTGGCTCTTGAGCCAAGCCGTGTCGCGCAGGTAACCGACGCCGAAATCGTGCAGCAGTACATCGACGAGTTGCAGACATCGTTCTTGGAAGCAACGACGATTGATGCCGCTGCGAATCAACTCAATTTGTCTCGCCGCACCTTCACCCATCTTTTTCGTGAGCTGACCGGCACGACTTGGCTGCGACGAGTGCGAGAGCTCGGAATCGAGCACGCCAAGAAACTGTTGCAGGAAACCGATTTACCGATCGCGTCGGTTGCCTTCGAATCCGGTTTCGCTGACCTGTCGACTTTCTATCGAAGATTCACATCCATGGTCGGCCAATCACCGGCCGCCTATCGCCAGCAAGTGGAACGGTCTTGA
- the coaD gene encoding pantetheine-phosphate adenylyltransferase: protein MTLNSSNDAGELSHSIAVYTGSFDPVTLGHLHIIERASKLFDTLVVGIGINADKKSLFNPEERIELVQTISNHLPNVRVQTFDGLAVDFVRSLGAGVMVRGIRPLTDIAGEFTMMMANRQLDADIETVFLMADERFAHVSSSLLKQIAALSENDDHLAKFVPRPIIPSLRAKLAAPSV, encoded by the coding sequence TTGACTCTGAACTCCTCCAATGACGCGGGTGAGCTTTCGCATTCCATCGCTGTGTACACCGGGTCATTCGATCCCGTCACGCTTGGGCATTTGCACATCATTGAACGTGCATCGAAGTTGTTTGACACGTTGGTGGTCGGGATCGGCATCAATGCTGACAAAAAGTCTTTGTTCAATCCAGAAGAACGCATCGAGTTAGTGCAAACGATCTCGAATCACTTGCCCAACGTCCGTGTTCAAACCTTCGATGGTTTGGCGGTTGATTTCGTTCGTTCACTTGGGGCGGGCGTCATGGTGCGAGGCATCCGGCCGCTTACCGACATCGCGGGCGAGTTCACCATGATGATGGCCAATCGTCAGCTGGATGCAGACATCGAAACGGTGTTCTTGATGGCCGACGAACGGTTTGCTCACGTCAGTTCATCGCTGTTGAAACAGATCGCTGCACTTAGCGAGAACGACGATCACTTGGCGAAATTTGTACCTCGTCCCATCATTCCGTCATTGCGGGCCAAGCTGGCTGCTCCATCCGTGTGA
- a CDS encoding aminotransferase class V-fold PLP-dependent enzyme — protein MVSNPSSRDTSVPVGSDMGDDPWSWWRDRMPVTKHWAYFDHAAVAPISQPAAEALRSFADVAASHGDVHWMDWSNAVNRLRDLTSELIHCDKEEVTLVPNTTTGINLVAEGLDWKPGDNMVVPEGEFPSNLYPWLNQQSRGVEIRIVPRRDGRVEVADLIAHVDERTRLISVSWVGYASGFRVDLDQLVKEAHARGVLVFLDAIQGLGMYPLDMRTCDVDFVAADGHKWLLGPEGAGVAVIRKRHLSSLRCPTVGWKSVENAHLFSGSKFELREDASRFEGGSLNQSGMIAFAASLEMFTAVSQRSGADAIGNRVLERAQRLRTMLTQAGAKLLFGPWDETPHASAITTFEVPGESPDDFRTRALDAGVVISCRGGGIRASVHVYNDDADLQRLADLVASSPAVSSSNPARS, from the coding sequence ATGGTTTCCAACCCTTCGTCGCGAGACACGAGTGTGCCAGTCGGATCTGACATGGGTGATGACCCATGGTCGTGGTGGCGAGACCGGATGCCGGTAACCAAACATTGGGCTTACTTTGATCACGCGGCCGTGGCTCCGATCAGCCAACCTGCCGCGGAAGCTCTTCGTTCATTCGCTGATGTTGCCGCATCGCACGGTGATGTCCACTGGATGGATTGGTCCAATGCGGTCAATCGATTGCGAGACCTGACGTCGGAGTTGATTCATTGCGACAAGGAAGAAGTCACCTTGGTTCCCAACACCACCACGGGAATCAATCTGGTTGCCGAAGGTTTGGATTGGAAACCCGGTGACAACATGGTTGTTCCGGAGGGTGAGTTCCCAAGCAACCTGTACCCGTGGCTGAACCAGCAATCTCGCGGAGTCGAAATTCGAATCGTTCCGCGTCGCGATGGACGCGTCGAAGTGGCCGATTTGATAGCTCACGTCGATGAACGCACGCGATTGATTTCGGTCAGTTGGGTTGGTTACGCCAGCGGCTTTCGTGTGGATCTGGATCAGTTGGTGAAGGAAGCCCATGCCCGCGGTGTGCTGGTGTTCCTCGACGCGATCCAGGGATTGGGCATGTACCCGCTCGACATGCGAACCTGCGATGTCGACTTCGTTGCCGCCGATGGGCACAAGTGGTTGCTGGGACCCGAGGGTGCCGGGGTGGCGGTGATTCGCAAACGCCATTTGAGTTCGCTGCGTTGTCCGACGGTGGGTTGGAAAAGCGTTGAGAACGCTCACCTGTTTTCAGGATCCAAGTTTGAGTTGCGTGAGGACGCGTCCCGTTTCGAGGGCGGTTCGCTAAACCAATCGGGAATGATCGCGTTTGCGGCCAGTCTGGAGATGTTCACCGCCGTTTCGCAACGATCCGGTGCCGACGCAATCGGAAACCGTGTTTTGGAACGAGCTCAGCGTCTTCGCACGATGCTGACTCAGGCCGGTGCGAAGTTGTTGTTTGGCCCGTGGGATGAGACGCCTCACGCCAGTGCGATCACAACGTTTGAAGTGCCGGGGGAATCGCCCGACGATTTTCGCACTCGGGCGCTCGATGCGGGCGTGGTGATCAGTTGTCGCGGTGGCGGCATTCGAGCCAGCGTTCATGTCTATAATGACGACGCGGATTTGCAACGATTGGCCGATTTGGTCGCCTCGTCCCCCGCTGTCTCTTCTTCCAATCCAGCGCGGAGCTGA
- a CDS encoding class I SAM-dependent methyltransferase: MSAQDRTLDHYQELMTINATSHVLRTGRELGLFDALIEGQKTIEVLTERTGCPESRLSLLLRSLISVGIIEKYEDDYAISSVARLLCQYDADLGDAVWQNASTALKSESQSSAEAAVPQSRFDSIAATQWVHTPAAMQAAEILDFGPTPGEEGEGEGTVLSSDESKPQTLLDLGCGSAVWSCAAAHRDPQLHVTLVDHPGALEAAMATANSIELGDRFESIEGDALTAELSGNQYDHVLIAQRLNSYSPDQIRLMLQRATSAVKPGGRVIVIDSFEGPNRPSLAESIEALRIGIETEGGAVPELKEAQERMKDAGLESIQFTFIAASRVGLGLMTGIKP; the protein is encoded by the coding sequence ATGTCCGCCCAAGACCGTACCCTGGATCACTACCAGGAATTGATGACCATCAACGCGACTTCGCATGTGTTGCGAACCGGCCGTGAACTGGGTTTGTTCGACGCGTTGATCGAAGGCCAAAAGACGATTGAGGTGCTGACCGAACGCACCGGATGTCCCGAATCGCGATTGTCGCTTTTGCTGCGATCGTTGATCTCGGTGGGCATCATCGAAAAGTACGAGGATGACTATGCGATCTCATCCGTGGCACGTTTGCTGTGCCAATACGATGCGGACTTGGGTGATGCCGTTTGGCAGAACGCGTCGACTGCTTTGAAATCGGAATCGCAATCGTCCGCCGAAGCCGCTGTCCCGCAAAGCCGTTTTGATTCCATCGCTGCGACTCAGTGGGTGCACACTCCCGCGGCGATGCAGGCGGCCGAGATATTGGACTTTGGACCGACGCCGGGAGAAGAAGGCGAAGGCGAGGGCACGGTTCTGAGTTCCGATGAATCGAAACCCCAAACCTTGCTGGACTTGGGTTGTGGCTCGGCGGTTTGGAGTTGTGCGGCGGCTCATCGTGACCCGCAACTTCATGTCACATTGGTGGATCACCCCGGCGCTTTGGAAGCCGCCATGGCCACAGCCAATTCGATTGAATTGGGTGATCGTTTCGAGTCCATCGAAGGCGACGCTCTGACCGCAGAGCTTTCTGGAAATCAGTACGACCATGTGTTGATCGCTCAACGACTCAACAGCTACTCGCCCGATCAAATTCGTCTTATGTTGCAACGTGCAACGTCAGCGGTGAAGCCCGGCGGACGAGTGATCGTGATTGATTCGTTTGAAGGCCCAAACCGACCGAGTCTGGCAGAGTCGATCGAAGCGTTGCGAATCGGAATCGAAACCGAAGGCGGCGCGGTGCCCGAGTTGAAAGAGGCACAAGAACGAATGAAAGATGCCGGGTTGGAATCGATCCAGTTCACCTTCATCGCCGCCAGTCGCGTTGGTTTGGGACTGATGACGGGAATCAAGCCGTGA
- the trpB gene encoding tryptophan synthase subunit beta: MSTAPSQQHASAQVPDPRGRFGDFGGRFVPETLTRALDELSEEYDKAKRDPEFQRELDGLLKTFVGRPSPLYHAKRLSSAVGGAQIWLKREDLNHTGAHKINNTIGQALLTLRMGKTRVIAETGAGQHGVASATACAHFGLPCTVYMGAEDIRRQKPNVFSMKLLGANISAVESGSRTLRDAVNEAMRDWMASVEDTHYIIGSVIGPHPFPMMVRDFQSVIGRETREQCRDTFGRLPDCVVACVGGGSNAAGMFYPFVEDEGVRMVGVEAGGRSATAGDHASPLSYGNPGVLHGSYSYVMQDEDGQTCDVHSMSAGLDYPGVGPEHSYWKDTKRVDYIDCRDDEAMTAFERLASSEGILAALETSHAVAKAIEIAGKMSDQEHLVICLSGRGDKDSMEIARLRGEEW, encoded by the coding sequence ATGAGTACCGCCCCGTCGCAGCAACACGCCTCCGCCCAAGTCCCCGATCCCCGCGGGCGATTTGGCGATTTTGGTGGCCGTTTCGTTCCCGAAACACTCACGCGGGCACTCGATGAGCTCTCCGAAGAGTACGACAAGGCCAAGCGGGACCCTGAGTTCCAGCGAGAACTGGATGGTTTGCTGAAGACTTTCGTCGGTCGTCCAAGCCCGTTGTATCACGCCAAGCGATTGTCGTCGGCCGTTGGCGGAGCCCAGATTTGGTTGAAACGCGAAGACCTCAATCACACCGGTGCTCACAAAATCAACAACACGATCGGCCAGGCTCTGCTGACATTGCGGATGGGCAAAACCCGAGTGATCGCCGAAACCGGAGCCGGCCAACACGGCGTGGCCTCGGCGACCGCTTGTGCACACTTTGGGCTGCCCTGCACCGTTTACATGGGTGCGGAAGATATTCGGCGGCAAAAACCCAATGTGTTCAGTATGAAGTTGCTCGGCGCCAATATATCGGCCGTCGAGTCCGGTTCGCGAACGTTGCGGGACGCGGTCAATGAAGCGATGCGAGACTGGATGGCTTCGGTCGAGGACACCCACTACATCATTGGCAGCGTGATCGGTCCTCACCCGTTCCCCATGATGGTTCGCGATTTTCAATCGGTCATCGGCCGCGAAACTCGCGAGCAGTGCCGGGACACGTTTGGGCGTTTGCCTGACTGCGTCGTCGCTTGTGTTGGTGGTGGCAGCAACGCGGCCGGCATGTTTTATCCGTTTGTGGAAGATGAAGGCGTGCGAATGGTCGGCGTCGAGGCCGGCGGTCGATCCGCAACAGCTGGTGATCATGCGTCGCCATTGTCATACGGAAACCCCGGTGTCTTGCACGGCAGTTACAGCTACGTGATGCAGGACGAGGATGGTCAAACGTGCGACGTGCATTCGATGAGCGCTGGGTTGGACTATCCCGGTGTTGGTCCAGAACACAGTTATTGGAAAGACACTAAACGCGTTGACTACATCGATTGTCGTGACGATGAGGCGATGACCGCGTTTGAACGATTGGCATCCAGCGAAGGTATCTTGGCAGCGTTGGAAACGTCCCATGCGGTCGCCAAAGCCATCGAGATCGCTGGCAAGATGTCGGACCAAGAACACCTGGTGATCTGCTTGTCCGGGCGAGGCGACAAGGACTCGATGGAAATCGCTCGTCTTCGCGGCGAAGAGTGGTGA
- a CDS encoding DUF429 domain-containing protein, whose product MVNVKRDTYGAMFRTSGAKVRFQTVFGVDFSGAALAGKNAWIAEIQISPNGSTSPPLKLVDLQPLGRVAGQDERERVYPWLTSRIMASEGALWGMDFPFGLPVELALGSWNDQLNHVAIHSGDAKSYGRSLVELARRRSDAIHIRRETDRETQTPFDCYHYRIIYQTFHGMRDVLLPIKDSPTTAVMPFQADKLARSMTGKASTAIRNIVVEACPSSTLKRMQLPHQRYKQTGNKLIDPVHLRTRQQILRGLREIIQISAHRRRVILSNPGGDALDAVLAGVGAWSGWNRVNHRQIAKHDRFPREGFVYC is encoded by the coding sequence TTGGTCAACGTGAAGCGAGACACGTACGGAGCGATGTTTCGCACTTCTGGGGCCAAGGTTCGCTTCCAAACCGTGTTCGGGGTCGACTTCAGCGGTGCCGCCTTGGCTGGAAAGAACGCCTGGATCGCCGAAATCCAGATTTCGCCGAATGGCTCCACTTCGCCGCCGCTGAAACTGGTGGATCTTCAACCACTCGGGAGGGTCGCCGGGCAGGACGAACGAGAACGCGTCTATCCGTGGCTGACGAGTCGAATCATGGCCAGCGAAGGTGCTCTGTGGGGAATGGACTTTCCGTTTGGGCTGCCGGTCGAGCTGGCACTGGGAAGCTGGAACGATCAACTGAACCACGTCGCGATTCACTCAGGCGATGCGAAAAGCTATGGGCGTTCTCTGGTGGAATTGGCTCGCAGGCGATCCGATGCGATTCACATCCGTCGTGAAACCGATCGCGAAACGCAGACACCTTTTGATTGCTACCACTACCGAATCATCTACCAAACGTTTCACGGCATGCGCGATGTCTTACTACCAATCAAGGATTCGCCCACAACCGCCGTCATGCCATTCCAGGCGGACAAGCTCGCCCGATCAATGACCGGCAAAGCCTCCACCGCCATACGCAACATCGTGGTTGAGGCCTGTCCTTCGTCAACGCTGAAACGAATGCAGCTGCCTCACCAGCGATACAAACAAACCGGGAACAAGCTAATCGACCCGGTCCATCTTCGAACCCGCCAGCAAATCCTCCGCGGCCTTCGAGAGATCATTCAAATCTCCGCTCACCGACGACGGGTGATCTTGAGCAATCCTGGTGGCGACGCCTTGGACGCCGTGCTGGCGGGTGTGGGCGCTTGGTCCGGTTGGAATCGCGTGAACCATCGTCAAATCGCCAAGCATGACCGCTTCCCACGCGAAGGCTTTGTTTACTGTTGA
- the flgK gene encoding flagellar hook-associated protein FlgK: MCAHERSASHFRETTMGLFGTIQQSKGALDAAQIGLQVVGNNIANANTEGYIRQRLEQTPAVAYRQGNLIQGHGVRATGVVQVIDQQLAERMFNAKTEAAGADSLSSAYGQLETLITDLDGGGLNEQFSLFNNALHDLSTQPNDAATREFVVIQGEALATSMKQIRTSAGELQDGWNSEVDDAATQINRLTERIAALNVEIATIEGGGTLGSDATGLRDQRYRDLEELASYVNINFQEQASGNVSVFVGGDYLIADGNRREVYAAYDEDAGGLEVRIVDTDAPLKATGGKLGAAIEARGGVFGEYVESLDQMAAALIRGVNSVHSQGQGRTGFSSLVSSNTSEAGVPLSAAELPFEPKNGSFDFNIVDGSGELISTTRINVRNLGAIDDSTVSSIVADINAIDGVTASISGDGRVRIDSDSSTSEFTFGEDTSGFLAAAGLNTFFTGTSAVDIEVNSVVKDNIDLLAISDGGINADTNTLYNLLDIVDQPLDELGNRSIRGMHEQTISALGREISVQNSATAGLNDLYASLQSQHLAITGVNIDEESIKMISYQRAFQASSRVISTAAEMLDILLAI; this comes from the coding sequence GTGTGCGCGCACGAACGTTCGGCTTCACACTTTCGCGAGACGACCATGGGGCTGTTCGGCACCATTCAACAATCCAAGGGCGCGCTCGACGCGGCCCAGATTGGACTGCAAGTCGTTGGCAACAACATCGCCAACGCCAACACCGAAGGCTACATCCGCCAGCGTCTCGAGCAGACGCCTGCGGTGGCCTATCGCCAAGGCAACCTGATCCAAGGTCACGGTGTTCGCGCCACCGGTGTCGTGCAGGTCATTGACCAGCAGCTGGCCGAGCGGATGTTCAACGCGAAGACGGAGGCCGCCGGTGCGGACTCACTCAGTTCCGCCTACGGTCAGCTCGAAACGTTGATCACGGACTTGGATGGCGGCGGGCTCAACGAACAGTTCAGTCTTTTCAACAACGCGTTGCACGACCTATCGACCCAGCCCAACGACGCAGCCACTCGCGAGTTTGTGGTTATTCAAGGCGAAGCCTTGGCCACCAGCATGAAACAAATCCGGACAAGTGCCGGCGAACTGCAAGACGGCTGGAATTCAGAGGTGGATGACGCCGCCACGCAAATCAACCGACTGACCGAACGAATCGCAGCACTCAACGTGGAAATCGCGACCATCGAAGGCGGCGGGACACTCGGTAGTGATGCCACAGGCCTTCGTGATCAACGCTATCGAGACCTCGAGGAGTTGGCCAGCTACGTCAACATCAACTTCCAAGAGCAAGCCTCCGGAAACGTCAGTGTCTTTGTGGGCGGGGACTACTTGATTGCCGACGGGAATCGTCGCGAGGTCTACGCGGCCTACGACGAGGACGCGGGCGGATTGGAAGTTCGAATCGTCGACACTGACGCACCTTTGAAAGCGACAGGCGGGAAACTGGGCGCCGCCATCGAAGCCCGCGGCGGCGTTTTCGGCGAGTACGTGGAGAGCCTGGACCAAATGGCCGCGGCTCTCATCCGAGGCGTAAACAGTGTCCACTCGCAAGGACAAGGACGCACAGGTTTCTCGTCGTTGGTTTCCAGCAACACGAGCGAAGCGGGTGTTCCATTGAGCGCCGCGGAACTGCCGTTTGAACCGAAGAACGGAAGCTTTGATTTCAACATCGTGGACGGCAGTGGCGAACTGATCAGCACAACTCGAATCAACGTTCGAAACCTAGGAGCCATCGATGACTCAACGGTCTCATCGATCGTCGCTGATATCAACGCGATCGATGGCGTGACCGCTTCCATCTCGGGTGACGGACGCGTTCGGATCGACAGCGACTCATCCACGTCGGAATTCACCTTTGGCGAAGACACCAGCGGATTCCTTGCGGCTGCTGGATTGAACACGTTCTTCACAGGAACGTCGGCCGTGGACATCGAAGTCAACTCCGTCGTCAAAGACAACATCGACTTGCTCGCGATTTCTGACGGAGGCATCAACGCGGACACGAACACGCTTTACAACTTGCTGGACATCGTCGATCAACCGCTTGATGAACTCGGAAATCGATCGATTCGTGGGATGCACGAACAAACCATCTCTGCTCTGGGACGCGAAATCAGCGTGCAGAATAGCGCCACCGCGGGACTCAACGATTTGTACGCTTCGCTGCAAAGCCAGCACCTTGCGATCACCGGTGTCAACATCGACGAAGAGTCGATTAAGATGATCTCGTACCAACGCGCGTTCCAAGCATCGTCGCGTGTGATTTCAACCGCAGCGGAAATGCTGGACATCTTGTTGGCGATTTGA
- a CDS encoding prenyltransferase/squalene oxidase repeat-containing protein, with translation MSGYLQELTLRLSVGASRLSPEFRTRHAEWLKSRQRDDGGFAGREGESDPYYTSFALRTLWVLGELDSTIAEDAGIFLRRRMQKRDSIVDLMSLIFGAAILEMAAGVVVISDEDSQWRDNVAALLANLRTEDGGFAKTPEGRAGSTYQTFLSVLCHELMEVPVPNVDEVLRFLAGQNQPDGGYREIRVAKRAGVNPTAAAIGSLKTLGHLDPAQQTDTIEFLLEMQGDEGGLAANTRIPFADLLSSCTGLITLVDLGAGSRIDAARLQSYAESMQRDGGFVGFALDQTPDVEYTFYGVATMSLLQTLDL, from the coding sequence TTGAGTGGCTACCTGCAGGAACTGACGCTTCGATTGTCCGTCGGTGCAAGCCGCTTGAGCCCTGAATTTCGAACTCGCCATGCTGAATGGTTGAAATCGCGACAACGCGATGACGGTGGGTTCGCTGGCCGAGAAGGCGAAAGCGATCCGTACTACACCTCGTTTGCATTACGAACGCTCTGGGTGCTTGGCGAACTCGATTCAACGATCGCCGAAGACGCGGGGATCTTTCTGCGAAGAAGAATGCAGAAGCGGGATTCCATCGTCGACCTGATGTCGCTGATCTTCGGTGCCGCCATCCTCGAAATGGCCGCGGGAGTCGTGGTGATTTCCGATGAGGATAGCCAGTGGCGTGACAACGTCGCAGCCTTGCTTGCTAACCTTCGCACCGAAGACGGCGGATTCGCGAAAACCCCCGAAGGCCGTGCGGGCAGCACCTATCAAACGTTTCTGTCAGTCTTGTGTCATGAACTGATGGAAGTCCCCGTTCCGAACGTCGACGAAGTCCTGCGATTCCTCGCCGGACAAAATCAACCCGACGGAGGTTACCGGGAAATTCGCGTCGCAAAACGAGCGGGCGTGAATCCAACGGCCGCGGCGATTGGATCACTCAAAACCCTCGGTCATCTGGATCCTGCGCAGCAAACCGACACGATCGAGTTCTTGCTTGAAATGCAAGGCGACGAAGGCGGACTGGCCGCGAACACTCGCATCCCGTTTGCCGACCTGCTGAGTTCTTGCACCGGTCTGATCACGCTGGTCGATCTCGGTGCCGGCTCGCGAATCGACGCGGCGAGACTACAAAGCTACGCCGAGTCCATGCAGCGTGACGGCGGCTTCGTCGGTTTCGCTCTCGATCAAACTCCGGACGTCGAATACACGTTCTATGGCGTCGCAACGATGTCGTTGTTGCAGACGTTGGATTTGTAG